A genomic segment from Cyanobium sp. NIES-981 encodes:
- a CDS encoding 3'-5' exonuclease, with protein sequence MSGTPAQPSGPWQQQDLLSGLLAPTPSPQPSPTPPPGVEAAAEQPDGSPGTLLIVDTETTGLDPERDHCLEVGAILFHVRSRAVLSQVSFLLPVRDNPAEAINGIAAATTRLPQPWRQGLCCFEAMAASADAVLAHNAAFDRQWFGRGELPALAAPWICSMEDIRWPPERGLRPNPSVRDLALAYGVPVWAAHRALTDCIYLAQVLQRCRQLEALLVAAREPRQLFRAQLSYAERHKAKQAGFRWNDPVPGAWSRRLSAREASALPFPVQPVRPTQEAA encoded by the coding sequence ATGAGTGGCACCCCTGCCCAGCCGAGCGGCCCATGGCAGCAGCAGGATCTGCTGAGTGGCCTCCTGGCTCCCACACCCTCCCCCCAGCCTTCCCCCACGCCCCCCCCTGGGGTGGAAGCGGCCGCTGAGCAACCCGATGGTTCGCCGGGCACGCTGCTGATCGTGGACACCGAGACCACGGGCCTCGATCCCGAGCGCGACCACTGCCTGGAGGTGGGGGCGATCCTGTTCCATGTGCGGAGTCGTGCCGTTCTCAGCCAGGTCTCCTTTCTCCTGCCGGTGCGGGACAATCCGGCCGAGGCGATCAACGGCATCGCCGCCGCCACCACCCGCCTGCCCCAGCCCTGGCGCCAGGGTCTGTGCTGCTTCGAGGCGATGGCGGCCTCGGCCGACGCGGTGCTGGCCCACAACGCGGCCTTCGACCGGCAGTGGTTCGGTCGCGGGGAGCTCCCCGCCCTGGCGGCTCCGTGGATCTGCTCGATGGAGGACATCCGCTGGCCGCCGGAGCGCGGGTTGAGGCCCAATCCCTCCGTCCGGGACCTGGCCCTGGCCTACGGCGTGCCCGTCTGGGCGGCCCACCGGGCCCTCACCGACTGCATCTACCTGGCCCAGGTGCTGCAGCGCTGCCGGCAACTGGAGGCCTTGCTGGTCGCCGCCCGCGAACCGCGCCAGCTGTTTCGAGCCCAGCTCTCCTATGCCGAACGGCACAAGGCCAAACAGGCCGGCTTCCGCTGGAACGATCCGGTGCCCGGTGCCTGGAGCCGGCGGCTGAGCGCGCGTGAGGCCTCGGCCCTTCCCTTCCCTGTGCAGCCGGTGCGCCCCACCCAGGAAGCTGCCTGA
- a CDS encoding DUF1350 family protein, with amino-acid sequence MTRWRQQGEIWTLEPAASPAGLIEFIGGSYLAATPQLSYRRFLEALADRGWRVHAWSYVPGFDHQAQANTAWRLFRQLREQEPVPLGPPRQRQLRLGHSLGCKLHLLAPDGGRRCDGLVALSFNNFSAERSVPFLAELGQQFRFRSEFSPSPEQTLAQISQSYRQPRNLLVRFSRDGIDQSSRLVGVLQARTDDASTLLELPGDHLTPASGALRKQLLGAWADDPGRQRRMERLADQITAWAEPA; translated from the coding sequence ATGACACGTTGGCGGCAACAGGGGGAGATCTGGACACTGGAGCCAGCGGCCTCGCCCGCTGGGTTGATCGAGTTCATCGGCGGCAGCTACCTGGCCGCCACCCCGCAGCTGAGCTACCGGCGGTTCCTTGAGGCCCTGGCCGACCGCGGCTGGCGGGTGCACGCCTGGAGCTATGTGCCGGGCTTCGACCATCAGGCCCAGGCCAACACCGCCTGGCGTCTGTTCCGGCAGTTGCGCGAGCAGGAGCCGGTGCCGCTGGGCCCACCCCGGCAACGCCAGCTGCGGCTGGGCCACAGCCTCGGCTGCAAGCTTCACCTGCTCGCCCCCGATGGCGGCCGCCGCTGCGACGGCCTGGTGGCCCTCAGCTTCAACAACTTCTCAGCGGAGCGCTCCGTACCGTTCCTGGCCGAACTGGGCCAGCAGTTCCGCTTCCGCAGCGAATTCAGTCCGTCGCCGGAGCAGACCCTGGCGCAGATCAGCCAGAGCTACCGCCAGCCCCGCAACCTGCTGGTGCGGTTCAGCCGCGACGGCATCGACCAGAGCAGCCGGCTGGTCGGGGTGCTGCAGGCCCGCACGGACGATGCCTCCACCCTGCTGGAGCTGCCCGGTGACCACCTCACCCCGGCCAGTGGAGCCCTGCGCAAGCAACTGCTCGGCGCCTGGGCCGACGATCCGGGCCGGCAGCGGCGCATGGAGCGGCTGGCGGACCAGATCACCGCCTGGGCCGAGCCCGCCTAG
- a CDS encoding HAD family phosphatase — MQRPAACLFDLDGLLLDTEPLQGQAWREAARHFGADLNDGQLRRLRGRRRLDCADEVRRLLPAGISAEELLAVREPIAARLLPHARAMPGAQELVQRCRELAIPTALATSSAAAAVNVKAAPHPWLELITLRVMGDDPDLRQGKPAPDIFRIALERLGVAAAATWAFEDSVAGSQAATSAGCRVYVLAPPDADRNAYPAGVVWLESLRDVKFP, encoded by the coding sequence ATCCAACGCCCCGCCGCCTGCCTGTTCGACCTTGACGGGCTCCTGCTCGACACCGAACCCCTGCAGGGGCAGGCCTGGCGGGAGGCGGCCCGGCACTTCGGTGCCGACCTGAATGATGGGCAGCTGCGGCGGCTGCGCGGACGGCGGCGGCTGGACTGTGCCGACGAGGTGCGCCGGCTGCTGCCCGCCGGGATCAGTGCGGAGGAGCTGCTGGCCGTGCGTGAGCCGATCGCGGCCCGGTTGCTGCCCCACGCCCGGGCCATGCCAGGAGCGCAGGAGCTGGTGCAACGCTGCCGTGAGCTGGCCATCCCGACGGCGCTGGCCACCAGCAGCGCCGCTGCGGCCGTGAACGTGAAGGCTGCCCCCCACCCCTGGCTTGAGCTGATCACGCTGCGGGTGATGGGGGATGACCCGGACCTGAGGCAGGGCAAGCCAGCGCCGGACATCTTTCGGATCGCCCTGGAGCGGCTCGGCGTGGCCGCCGCCGCAACCTGGGCGTTTGAAGACTCCGTGGCGGGCAGCCAGGCCGCCACCTCTGCAGGCTGCCGGGTGTACGTGCTGGCTCCACCGGATGCGGATCGGAACGCCTATCCGGCCGGTGTGGTCTGGCTGGAGTCGTTGCGGGACGTGAAGTTCCCCTGA
- a CDS encoding peroxiredoxin: MALAVGDRAPLIALTDQSGTERRSDQLGGRALVLFFYPKDDTPGCTMEACAFRDSFSDLQALGAEVWGVSGDDAASHQRFAQRHNLPYPLLVDRGNGLRKAFGVPSVLGLLPGRVTYVIDGGGVIRHVFNNLLDGAAHRREALEALRELHAA; the protein is encoded by the coding sequence ATGGCTCTTGCCGTGGGCGATCGCGCCCCCCTGATCGCTCTGACCGACCAGAGCGGCACCGAACGCCGCAGCGACCAGCTCGGCGGCAGGGCCCTTGTGCTCTTCTTCTACCCCAAGGACGACACGCCGGGCTGCACCATGGAGGCCTGTGCCTTCCGGGACAGCTTCTCCGACCTCCAGGCCCTCGGAGCCGAGGTGTGGGGCGTGAGCGGCGACGATGCCGCCAGCCACCAGCGCTTCGCCCAACGTCACAATCTGCCCTACCCCCTGCTGGTGGACCGGGGCAATGGACTGCGCAAGGCCTTCGGAGTGCCGAGCGTGCTGGGGCTGCTGCCGGGGCGCGTCACCTATGTGATCGACGGGGGTGGGGTGATCCGCCACGTGTTCAACAACCTGCTCGACGGCGCCGCCCACCGCCGCGAGGCCCTCGAAGCTCTGCGAGAGCTCCACGCCGCTTGA
- the acs gene encoding acetate--CoA ligase produces MPEATIESVLQEGRVFAPPAALAASARIGSMEAYRALASEADADPDRFWGRLAREHLHWFQPFATVLDWSNPPFARWFEGGTTNLSFNCLDRHLDGPRADKTALIWEGEPGDTRRFTYRELHAEVCRAANGLKALGIGKGDLVALYMPMVPEAAITMLACARIGAPHSVVFGGFSAEALRDRLIDGEAKLVITADGGFRKDKAVALKPAVDAALADGAAPSVEHVLVVRRTQQACAMAAERDVWWHELVDGQSADCPAEPMQSEDRLFVLYTSGSTGKPKGVVHTTAGYNLWAHLTFQWIFDIREDDVHWCTADVGWITGHSYIVYGPLSNGATTVMYEGAPRPSKPGAFWEVIQKHQVSIFYTAPTAIRAFMKSGREVPDQYDMGTLRILGTVGEPINPEAWMWYRDVIGGNRCPVVDTWWQTETGGVMISPLPGATPTKPGSCTLPLPGIAADIVDLAGISQPADAGGYLAVRRPWPGMMRTVHGDPERFRKSYWEHIRPADGSWLYFAGDGARRDADGYFWVMGRVDDVINVSGHRLGTMEIESALVSHPAVAEAAVVGRPDELKGEGIVAFVILEGGRHGDDGLAAELRRHVGQEIGPIARPDLIHFSDALPKTRSGKIMRRILRSLAAGEEVSGDTSTLEDRSVLDQLRV; encoded by the coding sequence ATGCCCGAGGCCACGATCGAATCCGTGCTGCAGGAAGGCCGGGTGTTCGCGCCGCCGGCCGCGCTGGCCGCCTCGGCCCGGATCGGCAGCATGGAGGCCTACCGGGCCCTGGCCAGCGAGGCGGACGCGGATCCGGATCGCTTCTGGGGCCGTCTGGCCCGCGAGCACCTGCACTGGTTCCAGCCCTTCGCCACGGTGCTCGACTGGAGCAACCCGCCCTTCGCCCGCTGGTTCGAGGGGGGCACCACCAACCTCAGCTTCAACTGCCTCGATCGGCACCTCGACGGCCCGCGGGCGGACAAGACGGCCCTGATCTGGGAAGGGGAGCCGGGCGACACCCGCCGCTTCACCTACCGGGAGCTGCACGCCGAGGTCTGCCGGGCCGCCAATGGCCTCAAGGCCCTGGGGATCGGCAAGGGCGATCTGGTGGCCCTCTACATGCCGATGGTGCCGGAGGCGGCCATCACCATGCTGGCCTGCGCCCGCATCGGCGCCCCCCACTCGGTGGTGTTCGGCGGCTTCTCGGCCGAGGCGCTGCGCGACCGGCTGATCGACGGCGAGGCGAAGCTGGTGATCACCGCCGATGGCGGCTTCCGCAAGGATAAGGCCGTGGCCCTCAAGCCGGCGGTGGATGCCGCCCTGGCCGACGGTGCCGCCCCCAGCGTGGAGCACGTGCTGGTGGTGCGGCGCACGCAGCAGGCCTGCGCCATGGCGGCGGAGCGGGACGTGTGGTGGCATGAGCTGGTCGACGGCCAGAGCGCCGACTGCCCGGCCGAGCCGATGCAGAGCGAGGATCGCCTCTTCGTGCTCTACACCTCCGGCTCCACTGGCAAACCGAAGGGGGTGGTGCACACCACCGCCGGCTACAACCTCTGGGCCCACCTCACCTTCCAGTGGATCTTCGACATCCGCGAGGACGACGTGCACTGGTGCACAGCCGACGTGGGCTGGATCACCGGCCACAGCTACATCGTCTACGGGCCGCTCTCGAACGGTGCCACCACCGTGATGTACGAGGGGGCGCCCCGGCCCTCCAAGCCGGGCGCCTTCTGGGAGGTGATCCAGAAGCACCAGGTGAGCATCTTCTACACGGCGCCCACGGCCATCCGCGCCTTCATGAAGAGCGGGCGGGAGGTGCCGGATCAGTACGACATGGGCACGCTGCGGATCCTGGGCACCGTGGGGGAGCCGATCAATCCCGAGGCCTGGATGTGGTACCGGGATGTGATCGGCGGGAACCGCTGCCCGGTGGTGGACACCTGGTGGCAGACCGAGACCGGCGGGGTGATGATCAGCCCCCTGCCTGGCGCCACCCCCACCAAGCCCGGCTCGTGCACCCTGCCGCTGCCGGGCATCGCCGCCGACATCGTGGATCTGGCGGGCATCTCCCAGCCGGCTGACGCGGGCGGCTACCTGGCGGTGCGACGCCCCTGGCCCGGGATGATGCGCACGGTGCATGGCGATCCCGAGCGCTTCCGCAAGAGCTACTGGGAGCACATCCGCCCCGCCGACGGCAGCTGGCTCTACTTCGCCGGCGACGGCGCCCGCCGGGATGCCGACGGCTACTTCTGGGTGATGGGCCGTGTCGATGACGTGATCAACGTGTCGGGCCACCGGCTCGGCACCATGGAGATCGAATCGGCCCTGGTGAGCCATCCCGCCGTGGCGGAGGCCGCGGTGGTGGGCCGGCCCGATGAGCTCAAGGGCGAGGGGATCGTGGCCTTCGTGATCCTTGAGGGCGGGCGCCATGGCGATGACGGCCTCGCCGCTGAACTGCGCCGCCATGTGGGCCAGGAGATCGGCCCGATCGCCCGGCCCGATCTGATCCACTTCAGCGACGCCCTGCCCAAGACCCGCAGCGGCAAGATCATGCGCCGGATCCTCCGCTCCCTGGCAGCCGGCGAGGAGGTGAGCGGCGACACCTCCACCCTGGAAGATCGCTCGGTGCTCGATCAGCTGCGGGTGTGA